GTCTTGGAGCGGTGTTCGGAGGGTAAAAGAGGAGGGGTAACGCGTGCGACGCCGCGGCGCGCCGCTCAGGCTCGAATCAGCGAGTCAGGCCGGAGTGGGGCGCGCGAAAGGCTTCGGGAACAACGGCAGCAATCAGTAGCAATCAGCGGCACACAGGCCGAGCACGAGCCGCGCACGAGCCACACGCAAGGGCCACGCAACAACCGCTAACGAGCGGTCAGCGTGCCGTCATCAGCCTTAGCGGCGACGGAATTGCGTGTTGCGTGCGCCGGCCGCGCCACCGCCGCCGCCCGCGCGTTCGTCTTTGTGACGGAAGTTGATCCGGCCTTTGGTCAGATCGTAAACCGACAGTTCCAGCGTCACGCGGTCGCCCGCGAGAATACGGATATGGTTCTTGCGCATGCGTCCGGACGCGTAGGCGCCAACCACGACGCCGTTGTCGAGCGTCACGCGGTAACGACTATCCGGAAGTACTTCGTCGACGATACCGTCAAGTTCAAGCAGTTCTTCTTTCGCCATGCATAACTCCTGGTCGATGGGATAAGTGGGTGTTGGCCGGGCATGAGCCCGGTGCAACATCTGATACGGTTGACAGTTGGCTTTCAGGCCAGCTGCTGCGGCACCAGCGGATTCGCTGATAGTACCGCTCAAAGATCGGCGACGGACTGGCCGTCTACGCGGCCGTCGATCAGCTGCTCGGCATGAGCCATGCACGCAATGCGCGCCTTGCCCGTGCCGTCGAACGGAAACAGGTACTGCAGACGGAACACACGCCCGTCGGCCGCCGGATTGGCGCCCACGCGGCAGATGCGCACCGACGCGTCGTAGCCCGCGCCCGGATCACGGCTCGTCTGACCGTCCGCCGGGCGGCGCGGATAGACGAGCGGGTGAATTTCGTAACCCTTGTACGTCTTGACAACTGAATTCATGAAACACGTGTCCTGTATTACGTGGCCCCCGTGTCACGCGTGTTACGCGCGCCACAACGGACCCGGCAGCGCAGCACCCAAGGGCGCGCCGCCATGGAAAAAGGTTGGCACAGGCCCGATGGCGAGGGCATGAGCGCGGCCGCGCAAAATCGCGGATTCGATGGAGAAGAAACACGCTGATGTCGCGCAGACACCGGGCGCGTAAATGAACCACTCAGCTGCACAACTCGCGGCGGCGAATGCAGGCGGCGCATTGCCGGAGTGACGGGATCGCTGACAGGCAGCGGTCGAACAGTCGGGGGTGGTGCGGGGACGCCAATTGATACTGTGCTTGATACTTGCCGCTTGTATTACCGCGCG
This genomic stretch from Paraburkholderia caffeinilytica harbors:
- the infA gene encoding translation initiation factor IF-1, which codes for MAKEELLELDGIVDEVLPDSRYRVTLDNGVVVGAYASGRMRKNHIRILAGDRVTLELSVYDLTKGRINFRHKDERAGGGGGAAGARNTQFRRR